The genomic interval TGTACCTTCTGCACCTTCTGGAATAGGACCTTTTGAATGGGCTATTATTTTTGGGCTTTCATTGATAGGTGTWGAAAAAACARTAGCTGCTCCTTATGCTTTAGTTTATCATATGATGGGTATTGTACCTATTACTATAGTTGGATTTATATTCCTATTTATTATGGGTATTAATCTAAAAGAAGCTACTGCACAAAAAGAATAATTTATTTAAGGGTTTTTAATATATGCAAGAATATAATATATGTCTTTGTGCTGATAACAATGTTGTAGAATATATGTCAGCTTTGATTGTATCTATATTAAGAAATTCATCTCAAGATGAAGAATTTAYTTTTCATATAATAACTTCTTGTATATCTGAAGAAAATAAAAATTACCTTAATGAATTAAAGAATATAAAAAATTTTCAATTAAAATATTATAATCCTATA from Brachyspira sp. SAP_772 carries:
- a CDS encoding glycosyltransferase codes for the protein MQEYNICLCADNNVVEYMSALIVSILRNSSQDEEFXFHIITSCISEENKNYLNELKNIKNFQLKYYNPI
- a CDS encoding lysylphosphatidylglycerol synthase domain-containing protein — encoded protein: IFLIFFYTILYLVGQIFTIGFLLEAFNIKSSPIIALFMFAIGGFGFAVPSAPSGIGPFEWAIIFGLSLIGVEKTXAAPYALVYHMMGIVPITIVGFIFLFIMGINLKEATAQKE